One Fusarium poae strain DAOMC 252244 chromosome 4, whole genome shotgun sequence DNA window includes the following coding sequences:
- a CDS encoding hypothetical protein (BUSCO:41192at5125) translates to MPDFNNAGLSPATIESIAGLSAGTVSTLTVHPLDVVKTRMQIYRSTAPGAVRPTTVSILRALTSTPHPIASLYRGLTPNLAGNASSWASFFFFKSRFENAIAAWQSRPDGRPTPGDYFVASALAGASTTTLTNPIWVLKVRMVSSDRGSQGAYPSMLAGARSILQTEGIRGFYRGLGISLVGVSHGAVQFAVYDPMKRLYHARRREKYGLERDHMTTEATIGLSSLAKFVAGAVTYPYQVLRSRLQNYEADKRFGRGIRGAVVRIWTEDGLRGFYRGLVPGVVRVMPATWVTFLVYENVKYYIPYWV, encoded by the exons ATGCCAGACTTTAACAATGCGGGACTCTCGCCCGCGACCATTGAGTCTATCGCTGGTCTCAGTGCTGGAACTGTCTCAACTTTGACGGTGCATCCTCTTGATGTAGTCAAGACTCGAATGCAAA TCTATCGCAGCACAGCTCCTGGTGCGGTCCGTCCAACGACGGTGTCTATCCTTCGCGCACTGACATCTACACCTCATCCCATCGCCTCTCTCTACCGCGGTCTGACGCCAAACCTTGCTGGAAACGCCTCCAGTTgggcttctttcttcttcttcaagtcaCGCTTTGAAAACGCTATCGCTGCTTGGCAAAGCCGACCGGATGGACGCCCAACACCGGGTGACTACTTCGTCGCGAGCGCTCTGGCAGGCGCTTCGACGACGACACTGACCAATCCTATCTGGGTTCTCAAAGTCCGTATGGTATCTTCTGATCGTGGTTCTCAGGGTGCTTACCCTTCCATGCTCGCCGGTGCGCGCTCTATTCTTCAAACCGAAGGCATCCGAGGCTTTTATCGCGGTTTGGGAATCTCTTTGGTAGGCGTATCTCACGGCGCTGTGCAGTTCGCTGTGTATGATCCCATGAAACGATTGTACCATGCCCGCCGTCGTGAAAAGTATGGCCTCGAGAGAGATCATATGACGACCGAAGCGACTATCGGGCTGTCGAGTTTGGCCAAGTTTGTTGCCGGTGCTGTTACTTATCCCTATCAGGTTCTGAGAAGCAGACTGCAGAACTACGAGGCTGACAAGCGGTTCGGACGGGGTATCAGAGGCGCTGTGGTTAGGATATGGACAGAGGACGGACTTCGAGGGTTCTATCGTGGGTTGGTACCGGGTGTGGTGAGAGTCATGCCTGCGACGTGGGTGACCTTCTTGGTGTACGAGAACGTCAAGTATTATATTCCTTACTGGGTTTGA